In a genomic window of Pseudomonas mohnii:
- the maiA gene encoding maleylacetoacetate isomerase: MQLYTYYRSTSSYRVRIALALKGLDYQALPVNLIAPPGGEHRQPAYLAINPQGRVPALRTDEGELLIQSPAIIEYLEERYPQAPLLSKDLAARARERGVAGVIGCDVHPLHNVSVLNRLRQLGHDEPQVMEWIGHWISQGLATVEQLIGDEDYCFGPEPGLADVYLIPQLYAAERFNIALEAYPRIRRVAALAATHPAFIEAHPANQPDTP; this comes from the coding sequence ATGCAGCTCTACACCTATTACCGTTCGACCTCGTCCTATCGGGTGCGCATCGCATTGGCGCTCAAAGGCCTGGATTACCAGGCACTGCCGGTCAACCTGATCGCGCCGCCGGGTGGCGAGCACCGCCAGCCGGCGTATCTGGCGATCAACCCGCAGGGCCGCGTGCCGGCCTTGCGCACCGATGAAGGCGAGTTGCTGATCCAGTCACCGGCGATCATCGAGTACCTGGAAGAGCGTTATCCACAGGCGCCGCTGCTGTCGAAAGACCTCGCGGCCCGCGCCCGTGAACGTGGCGTGGCGGGGGTGATCGGCTGCGATGTGCATCCATTGCACAACGTCAGCGTGCTCAACAGGCTGCGCCAGTTGGGACACGACGAGCCGCAGGTGATGGAGTGGATCGGGCACTGGATCAGCCAGGGGCTGGCGACTGTGGAGCAATTGATCGGCGACGAAGATTACTGCTTCGGGCCTGAGCCAGGTCTGGCCGACGTCTACCTGATCCCGCAGCTGTATGCGGCCGAGCGCTTCAATATTGCACTTGAAGCTTATCCGCGCATCCGTCGTGTGGCGGCGCTGGCGGCGACTCATCCAGCATTCATCGAGGCGCATCCGGCGAATCAGCCAGATACGCCTTGA
- a CDS encoding SirB1 family protein, with protein MTPRQSFFACLQRSPPALFEAALWIAAEHDNEVNPEALLKEFHELQQRASSGLPMLPVNELAQPLLRRMNDLGFAQDDFSPLRPQVALLNKVLELRRGQPLSLGLIALELARGLEIPLVGVNFPGHFLLRVPGADHLLDPCGGRRLYPNDCRELLQRQYGPNMKLSAEHLVTADPVQMLQRLSRNLRQLHLSHDDYIGALIDAERVLELGNGNAADYLARASLYQRLDCPNAERFDLEHALLLSDDPIQRIRLTERLGHLPPNSVVH; from the coding sequence ATGACACCGCGCCAATCGTTTTTTGCCTGTCTGCAACGTTCACCGCCCGCGCTGTTCGAGGCAGCGCTATGGATTGCGGCCGAACATGACAACGAGGTCAATCCCGAGGCGTTGCTAAAGGAATTCCATGAGTTGCAACAGCGCGCGAGTTCCGGCTTGCCGATGCTGCCGGTCAACGAGCTGGCGCAACCCTTGTTACGCCGCATGAATGACCTGGGTTTCGCCCAGGACGACTTCAGCCCATTGCGCCCACAGGTGGCCTTGCTCAACAAGGTGCTGGAGTTGCGTCGCGGGCAACCGCTTTCCCTGGGGCTGATTGCCCTGGAGCTGGCCAGGGGCCTGGAAATCCCCTTGGTCGGGGTTAACTTTCCAGGGCATTTCCTGCTGCGCGTACCGGGGGCCGATCACTTGCTCGATCCGTGCGGCGGCCGCCGGCTATACCCCAACGATTGTCGGGAATTACTGCAACGCCAGTACGGCCCGAACATGAAACTCAGCGCCGAACACTTGGTTACCGCCGATCCCGTGCAGATGCTGCAGCGCCTGTCGCGCAACCTGCGTCAACTGCACCTTTCCCACGACGATTACATCGGCGCCTTGATCGACGCCGAACGCGTGCTGGAACTGGGCAATGGCAATGCCGCCGACTATCTGGCCCGGGCCAGTCTCTACCAACGGCTGGACTGCCCGAACGCCGAGCGCTTCGACCTTGAGCATGCGCTGTTGCTCAGCGACGACCCGATCCAGCGAATTCGCCTCACTGAACGGCTGGGGCATTTGCCGCCCAATTCCGTCGTGCATTGA
- a CDS encoding Glu/Leu/Phe/Val dehydrogenase family protein, which yields MFALMQSTRLESLHLSVDPVTGLKAVIAIHNSRLGPALGGCRYLAYPNDESAIEDAVRLAQGMSYKAALAGLAQGGGVAVIIRPVHVANRAALFESFGRCIEQLDGRYITAIDSGTSVADMDCIAQQTQHVTSTTSAGDPAPHAAMGVFTGIRSTAMARLGSDNLEGLRVAIQGLGNVGFALAEQLHAAGAELLVSDIDHGKVQLAMEQLGAHPIANDALLSTPCDILAPCGLGGVLSSHSVTQLRCSAVAGSANNQLTHLDVADQLERRGILYAPDYVINAGGLIYVSLKHRGEELSTITAHLSKISSRLTEVFAHAQAEKRSPARVADELAEKVLYR from the coding sequence ATGTTCGCTCTCATGCAAAGCACTCGCCTTGAATCGCTGCATCTGAGCGTCGACCCGGTCACCGGGTTGAAGGCGGTCATTGCCATTCATAACAGCCGACTGGGGCCCGCCCTGGGTGGTTGTCGTTACCTTGCCTACCCCAACGACGAATCTGCGATCGAGGATGCGGTGCGCCTGGCCCAAGGCATGAGCTACAAGGCCGCGTTGGCCGGCCTGGCCCAGGGCGGTGGCGTGGCGGTGATCATTCGGCCGGTCCATGTGGCCAACCGTGCGGCGCTGTTCGAGTCCTTCGGGCGCTGCATCGAGCAGCTCGACGGCCGCTACATCACTGCCATCGACAGCGGCACGTCGGTAGCGGACATGGATTGCATCGCCCAGCAGACCCAACATGTCACCAGTACCACCTCGGCGGGCGACCCTGCGCCCCATGCGGCGATGGGTGTTTTTACCGGCATTCGCAGCACCGCGATGGCGCGACTGGGCAGCGACAATCTCGAAGGTTTACGCGTGGCGATTCAAGGCCTGGGCAATGTCGGGTTTGCGCTGGCAGAACAACTGCACGCCGCGGGTGCCGAGCTGCTGGTCAGCGACATCGACCACGGCAAGGTGCAACTGGCCATGGAGCAACTCGGTGCACACCCGATCGCCAACGATGCATTGCTCAGCACCCCTTGCGACATACTTGCTCCCTGCGGCCTGGGCGGCGTGCTCAGCAGTCACAGCGTGACGCAGCTGCGCTGCTCGGCAGTGGCCGGTTCGGCGAATAATCAGCTGACTCATCTTGATGTCGCCGATCAGTTGGAGCGGCGGGGCATTCTGTATGCACCGGATTATGTGATCAATGCCGGCGGCTTGATCTACGTCTCGCTCAAACACCGTGGCGAAGAGTTGTCGACCATCACGGCCCACCTGTCGAAAATCAGCTCGCGCCTGACGGAAGTTTTCGCCCATGCCCAGGCGGAAAAGCGTTCGCCGGCCCGGGTGGCGGATGAATTGGCGGAGAAAGTCTTGTATCGCTGA